The Manduca sexta isolate Smith_Timp_Sample1 chromosome 1, JHU_Msex_v1.0, whole genome shotgun sequence sequence cgccatcacgcgtgaacggctggaccgatttcactatttattttgttgtgtttgttattgtcagaaggttcttatgaaagaaaaaaataaaaaaattgcgcggaaaattagaaaacttaacgaaaatataaattttatataactgtcaattgtttgaaataatcgtcagcgattgacagattTGAAgattttgtcgactgtcgagagacaagcctcgacagtcgacacaattaggctgatcccggaacgcgacactcacgtgggctactacggcgggttttaacaccttgtgtacggtcgctatccgggcagatgtaaaatatataccaccagCATTTAGAGATCTGTGGGACCATAGTATTGAGTATTCTTAAGTTTAGAAATTGTTAAAAcatgcaatatattttgtatgttaaaataCTATCAAACCATGAGTCAGATatgattgtaaatattatatcagtgATAATATAATTCTATGAAGCGAAAATCTAGATcatataaatacttactatctttgaattatttaataacagtttTTACCTCTAATTATTGCGATGATTCCAAGTAAGCTATTGTAGCTGGAAAAATAGCAATAGTAACTTTTatagcgtattttttttaattctttgaatgacgaaacgagcttgccgttcgcctgatggtaagcgataccaccgcccataaacagcagaaacaccaacaccttgaattacgaagtgtttggtattccactgcgctcgtctgagacatgagatgttaagtcttatgtctagtagttacactggctacaatgttcaaaccggaacacaacagtgactacacaccgctgctggcagaaatagacaatacggtggtacctacccaggcggactctcacataatatcTACACACTGTTGtatggcagcagaaatagacattgcgtagatacctacccaggcgtacCTACctactctcacatatgagagacctaccaccagtaaataaaatgtttttcctttattaacttttgaattaaatagatTTGGAAGTAACCAGTACGAAACGCTAAAACtaaatattgctatttttacagatacgatagtttacttaggaacTATTGATTGGATTAAATTTACTATCTTTATTTCGTTTGATTTCGAAATACCTAACTTTCTATATATTTGTCGCGTTTAAACTTTTGAAAAGGTATTGTATAAAGTTAGatagaattttttattgaaaaaacttAGAATCATGATGATACGTCAAccaacttttgctcgcggcttcgtctacGTGAAAAGTTATCCGGGATAAAGTCCCACTATacatttttccgggatagaaagtagcatataatcattcccaaggtctcaaactatctccataccaaatttcattgaaatccgttgggtagtgtttgagtttatcacgttcagacagacaggaAAATGCGGCGGGGCTTTATATAATAGCCAGCGATTTGTCAAACGCTGGCGGAACCTTAATCACCAGATAAAGAACGATTAAAGGTCTAACTATAATTATACCGACTATAATGCTAAAATGAtagatttataacaaaatagcagatatttaattaatttttaacaataaaatgtagatatcCAAATAAAAATTCCTAAAAACGATAGCTTCAGTGAAGATGCTGAGTTAATTTCAACTTCATCCTGAAAATAAAGTAGGAGTAATCATTATTAGTtttgatactgagcagtaaaatccaaatatcattttggccgacccgggattcgaacccaggacctcagaacgctgcTGTaccgcatgcagtacaactacgccaccgaggcagtcataccGAGACATCCAAAAACAATCTAAGGTAACACTAACTTATCACGAAAGAGCTGAGTACacaacttttttattgctttgattgacgagacgagcttgccgttcacctgatggtaagcgatacgaccgataaacagtagaaacatccaacaccttgaattacaaagtgtttggtattccactgcgcttgtcatcctgagacatgagatgttaagtcttatgtccagtagttactctggctataatgtcctttaaaccggaacacaacagtgactacacactgcttgacagaaatagacattgcggtggtacctacccaggcggactctctcatatgagagacttaccaccagttaattataacatatttatttattataagttcccTAAGAAGATAACACAAGAGTTCATTATTGGTTGTAAACAATATAGTACTAAAGAAAGTGTATCTTAAATCTAACGAGACGGTATGCAttgacaaacatccaaatatcaCAATGGCCGATGAGGCAAgaaagttctggagtggaggccacgaactggcaagcgcagcagACGTGCACCCACGAGAACAGATGACCTCATAGAAGTCGCAGGAAGCTGCATGCGGGCTTACAATAGCTCGATCTGGAAGTCTTTGGAGGCCCATGGTCAGTAGTGGACAACCTACAGCTGATGATAATGAAacatcacaaactttcgcattaataCTAAAGAATAACATTACCCCGAGCAGTTTCTTTGTGACTCTTTTGTCGCAACTTATGTCGTCGATTGAAGTCCTAAATCTCTCGATGTCGGCCTTGTTGTTTAGATCTGGCTGGAATTTGAAGCTGTAACAAGAGTGGGGGTGAAGTCAGCCGGATCTAGGGAGCGGGGGAGGGGGCGTCGGTTAAGCCAGGGTCCATGTCCctggcggcaaattcaaacatGGCAACCGCAATTCACGCAACTTTCACTTTTGAGGCACCcagtacattaaataaataaacaattttccgCGTGGTGGGAAATGATAAAAAAGGTAAACGCATAGTGCGGAGGCGGTAGCATCCAGATTTAGCCTTCGAAAAAAATTGAGATCCGGTGCTGGCAAAAGTAATGTAATAGAACGTCTTTGTGACAAAAAGGGTATTTACCGCTCTCTCCCGAGCAAATGACCTTGAGCATACGTTCCATACGTTTTCAGGGTACGAtacgggcgggaatatgcagatttcaaaattaaaaaaatatatatttcatgtcttttgtaaattttaaactgCCAAAATATTCTGTATCAGCTGTCTTTTTAGTAGTGTTGgctgcaaattaaaattatgtgactttactgccgtgctaagttcAAAAgcgatattacaaaaaaaaaaaacttgatttttatgtcgtcagatagctttaAAAACACGCATCCAATGAACTCATCTAAATAAtgatatcttgtttagaacttgttaaaaaaagccttaaaagagtttctctatctcagttttacatacaaaactatatttacaaatcttCGATTATTTCGAAATATGGTTTCCCTGATGTACTTATATCGCTTTTACGCAGTTTAGGAGATGcatggaatcaacaattttagtggcatttttattgtgaaattaatgaacATTATCcacggaataaaaaaaaaagataacatattgtagaaatatgatgttttctttttttctaaagaaaaccgatttatttgttttaaacaatatttgactAATTTTTCTGTACgaattttgaattatgaagTTTCATGGTAAAGtcgattttcataaaaaaaatatctgagcAACTCTTTAACTACTCAATTTCTGGCAACAAAATTGGGCTAGTTTAATGCACATTGAGGCCATCTTTCGACCTACTACATAAAGTCAATCGTGTTAaaccctgtatattataatacagaacCAAATCTGTAAATAGCTAGTGGTGtaaggtgttacaacccgccatagtggcccacgtaagtgtcgcgttccgggatcagtgtaTATCAgattccaacaggcataattgtgtcgactgaggggtaatcatctctcgtcagtcgacattctattggacctacacttaccatcagatgcagtgttgtcactttgccgtacgcgcataaaaagataattaaatctTACTTTCTTTgtatctctcgacagtcgacattctaatggactTCACTTACTATCACGTGCAGTAGGGACACTTGGCCGTAGAGTTGCCAGATCCAGGCTGATCATTTCCTGGACATTTCTGGGGTCACGAAAGGAATCAGAGTTTTGGTCTTTGGTGCGACACTAAACTAAGTAGGAATTACCTAGAACTATTaactagcggcgatagcctagttaggtgtggaacggactgccgagacgaatgtccgcaggttcaaatcccaaacacacctctgacttttctaaaaaatcatgtgtgtattcttagtgaatttatcgttcgctttaacggtgaaggaaaacatcgtgaggaaacctgcacatctgagaagttctctataggaatttcgaaggtgtgtgaagtctatcaatccgcactaggctagcgtggtggactaaggcctaatccctctcagtagtagaggaggcccgtgctcagcagtgggcaagtatataatacagggctgatattattattattggttgaTGAAAAAACTggacagcaaaataaaattactggacACGGGACAACACGCAAAATTCCGGGACAATCCCGGGAATCCCGGCCATCTGGCAACCCTACTTGGCCGTGTCCGTTTAAGAAGGTAGGTAATAAAATCTTACTTTCTCTGTCTTGCTACAGGCTTGTCCTCGGTGACAGGCGTCACTTCATTCGTTACTTCACTGCTGTCGCCTTTGTagtctgaaaatatttatcaaaattgttgaatgggtacatttatatttgtttagggcagtggttctcaaattttttaaatgacggaacccttttgggaagcaaaatacttgatggaaccctacaataaaacaattgtttttataagtgtattttttattaatcagcataataaaagtacaatgtaacagttactaattattattgagagaggtgttttgatttttttttctaaattcttgcggaaccccgacagaggtatcacggaaccctagggttccgcggaacacacttagagtatagctggtttagggtaacatttgttaagatgtaatttaatttgtttttgtggcacgCCTCctcttccttcttcctgtcataGGCTGcaggcgagcagccacaataatgtagttcattaagtttaaataagatatcatattaaataatagtgaTCCGTCACAatggttttattaacaaaaatacatgaTCTTTTTgtcattgtgttactaaatgaaaccacatacttattttttttatgcatgtaaagtgtccccactgcacctgatggtaaggacTGAGGActcaatgtcgactgacgaatgattgcccctcggcaatcgatacaatagggtatttgactattttattttgttcattttttatatgtaacagcgaatagtacaaaaaagaaatcctgttaaaatagcattaaaattcgataaaaaatgagacagtaattcatgtttcaaatattgctacgtgcaggagtggcgtggagatatcgctccatctctttctttcgcgcgcatcgtaattcccgatgacgtcacatgcaagtatttcgtcccttttctgttgACACTTGACACTCTGCCCtaactaatttcaatggcttataacttggatatttttcatcagatttcaatttcttctgttttagaatacgacgtacatattttataaaagttataaacaaaaataagtcaaataccaatgatgttttacaaaaagacgtgtcatacactaacaaaatagcacataaaaacggcgcactatttgctatagtcacgtacctgtacatataattacaaattggctcgaagaaggaataaaaagatgcagcatgcattcgttagaaaaggatatatacatcgacagttacgtaacaacgttagtgccgcacgctcattggccgtcaagtcgggcaattaccttactttcgtcttgccagtattgagctcggacaacgtatctatgtaataaaaacatcttaatcAAATATCCTATTATGGCGGCCTGGTGTTAGGGTgtggcattttttttaaatcatttacaaAGTCGCTATATTTATTACCAGCATTATCTTTGTACATCTCAGCGAGCTCCTTCTCAATTTTCGCCTCTTCGTCCTCCAGGGTCACTGGTTGCACTTTGGTTTCTTTTTCCGTCTTCTGTGTTACCTGAAAAGAGTTTAATTTGACTTAACCATAACAatctatctatttataaaaataaatcgctgaatgtcttggtaagcgcaaatctcgagagcagctgaaccgatttcgttaattattttttataatattcgttgAAGTGCGAGGATGGTTCGTACGGAGAGAAAAATTGTCTAAAAagactaaaaacaaaacttctatattcccatacaaaagattcgtaataatacttaaaagtcaatttaaactttaatacaataccataaagtttaagtgttagtggaggggttccgggatGGCAAAACATTTGAGTGACATTAGTatcgtataattaaaattgtctaGCTGACCGGCtcgaatagcagaataagtataaaaatacagaaTCGGCTGTTATGTATAgtactaatataaaaagaaaaactttgtaactttGAAGACTTATATCTAGAACTACTGAAACGTTTGGAAAATACTATAATACACTGCCGTGGTAATCGAGAGGGTAGTGAGACAGCAAAGGCGGTTCAGATGgtagggtctacttcgaaaaacgaacgtcgaaacgtcggtccaAAACGAAGAAACGACTTGGGATTTAtctttactaccaaattactacagttccgtcaccgttctgtagcttaccgtagtggtaggatcaattccccgtatatttttttttggagaaagcagtggaactttatcctcgcagatggttttaaaaagggtataagttcttacaaattccatgtctgaaatattgcgatgaaccgatcggatgcgtcgaatccgtcatcggatccgtaacacttcgtagtaacaatccaatccaatccaatttattttatttggctgtATCGTTTATACGATAATTAtgccaatgtcaagtttgaaaagcatTGTTATTGGTAGAAGaaacgtgcgatccgtcatccgaaactaatgatttctttttccGAAGTAGACCCTATGCTTTATTACATGGTTAACTAGATCTTTTCGTTCTTActataatgtcagccctgtaatatatactgtcccactgttgggcgcgGGCTTTccttactactgagagggattaggccttagtccaccacgctggcctagtgcggattggtagacttcacacactcgaaattcctatagagaacttctcaggtatgcaagtttcctcacgatgttttccttcaccgttaaagaaagcgataattcataaagcatacacacatatttttttattaaagtcagaggtgtgtgtgtcttttgggatttgaacccgcgggcattcgtctcggcagtccgttccacaaccaactaggctatcgccgcttactgcTGTTTGTCAAACAAGAAAATTCATTTCCTATCATTCAATCTTATGTCCAACTTACTATTGTTCTTACTGCTGTTTGCcaaacaagaaaatgcatttgTAACATGTATGAAACCTAGATACGAGGAAAGTTCGTTTAACGTAGATTccaaattagtaataaatataggcCGCCTTTGACTTACTGTCCTCTCGATTATCAAAGCAGATTAGCTATATTAATCCTTagtgctataagctatttttattcCCGGAAAAAATCCCGGAATTCAAAAGCTAGTCTAGATATAAAggttagaatttaaattaatttgcccATTTAgagcaagttaaataaaaattataaacatatattgagaaataaaaaaaaatattgtgattgtATGACTATTGATTCCTTtgcttgtattttatattgatattgaatATGAATAAACGGAAGTATGATGTTTTGGCAGAGTTGGCTGTTTGTCAAACAAACGttccattttcaatttaaatagactataatgttttttaatttattaagaaaataatataacaaaatgttaacaatgtctttatatataaaaatgaatacctatttcccttggtcatcgcatcactcGTGAACGGATGAACAATATCGCTAATTCttatattgttgtgttaattattgtcagtaggttgttatgaaagaaataattaaaaaagttgcgctgaacattagaaaattttagtaaacttaacaatataaatatttacataaatgtcagttgtttgaaataactgtcagcgattgacagaatgcgcgtaTCATAGAGtatagtgttgcccaaattcagtcttggtcttgcagtcttggtcttgttcttgcgtttttgcaagaccaagaccaagaacaagaccgcgtatttttagcaagaccaagaccaagactgaccgtgcaagacttgagcaagaacaagacatagcctgcaagactcttgcgtcttgcagctaggacttagcgctatttcactgagtagttaggtgtaacagttcggtgtataggtaggtacgcttaggaattctataaGACgcaaaaaactgtatcaaagaatatgaaaaactggacctatgcgcattacgactaataccataaacatagcgaataaaaaatatctattaaaatcaaactgagtgcatgcatagctatgttttaaccatcggcactttgataatgcggcatcaaaggttttgtacttacttctcaaagaaatttgccgcttttcggaagtacatggttatgatacacgcgccggcggcttcttttgaaatctaaaacaatcgttgccgccacgccgaaatcataacatttgacactatttgattgccgccatagggcgtaggtatactcatgcaaaataatttcgaattttaagagtacctacaggtgttccaaagaataaataagtttcagagtgcttagaatgaaaatgaatacattatactgatcacgcaagtagtattatgattgggataaaatggtaaggatagcccgactagaaatttaaaagtgcgaccaatggggcccctcttgggcttccctcttggggcccactttgggatgtcacgcaaagccctcttgggcccccattgggaaatcccaaatgggcccccattgggaaatcccaaatggggcccaattgggaaaatccccatcagatcccaatctaaatttataaaaaatctaaaatttcaaaaaaatcaaaaataattttgaattacggactctgatggtactataactttatatttcgattagaaagtgaactattggttgaatgcatccttgtcgtcagttgggctcgaactcgggtcctcttgatcatcagtcgttcacgttaccactggtccaagcgggaatattacattcgtcgctttatttgatgtacatcgaatcaactagatgatattactaatattgcggttaaatgtttaatatttgtttctgtttttcgtttatcttagttagatttattcaagcggaactattagcaataatttactatttcaacgttgggatttcccacttaaatcccactcaagccccaattaggaaatgttaacaataatttttcatttttactttgggattttcccactttggccccactcgggtcccaattgggaaatattaataatcatttttcatttttactttgggatacaatgataaatcgtaaaactcttttattaaatttcttataagttgaaggttcaatctcttttagacagataagtattgttctttaaaaatacagttaagttattgtaattaatttgttttttttacatgttttagcaaatgtaagcttataaatcataaatgtttattaagaaacagttacttccatggaaaacgacatataggtcagttgatttttcgaat is a genomic window containing:
- the LOC115450634 gene encoding uncharacterized protein LOC115450634 — its product is MRPIIFFVLTILSCVLCKNNVKSLTQSLGQEVIEIEPPIKELPPGLEEEPSAENEQEEKTTTTIQPATKRASKITTVTQKTEKETKVQPVTLEDEEAKIEKELAEMYKDNADYKGDSSEVTNEVTPVTEDKPVARQRNFKFQPDLNNKADIERFRTSIDDISCDKRVTKKLLGDEVEINSASSLKLSFLGIFIWISTFYC